The genomic segment TGCGTCATGATCCGGATAAATCAGTTCTGTCAATTGCCGGTAACGGGAATCCATAAAAAAGCAGTCTGCTTCAGGCATTCCACGTAAATTACGTACCGGGTGAATTTGATCGGTATAATCAAACCCTTCCCCCTGAAAACCTATAGTAAAATCAAAATCAAACTCATTACCTGTAGTATTATCATTATCAATGTCCACAGCTAAAGATGCCCAATCAATACGTCCTTCCAACTGACGATTCACATAACTGTTGGAAGGGGAATTCGGATCGTGAATTTTGGGAGAATCAACCAAACGAATAGCCATTTCAGTCCTATTATCATTATCAGGATCATAGAACAGAAAAGGGTTCTCCCAATTAAAACGTAAATCCTTCATATCATATGTAGAAGTGTGTATTTTTAGAAATGATGTCTGCCCACTATAATCTTCATAGAAATCAGACAATCCTCTACGCTCCCAGCACTGAAGAGTAAAATTATTCCAGTTGATATAGTTGAAGATATTGTCACGATCCAAATCAAACATTATCATATAATGCCCATTAGGCCAAACCTCACCTGTACGCTCTTTCGGATACTCTATAACAAACTGCATATCAGCCTTTCCATCATTATTTGTATCCACCCAATCAATAATAAGATCCCCCTGGCCTCCGTAAATACCATCCTTATTGCGGTCAATCAGCAAGCAGTCATTCACCATATCACCTTCCCAATCTCCTTCTTTCAAATTATTATCATCGTCCAGCCACAATATGGGAATATCATTATGAGTAATAGATTTAATGGCATCCGGTCTGCCATTATGATTCAAATCAAGATACTCTGGTTTGTAGCCAACAGGAGGAGGGGGCAAGCGCAAAGGTAACAGTTGGGTATGTACATTCCAATAAGTATCCTTTACTTCCTGTGCCAAAGCTCCTCCAACCACTCCTACAGAATAAAGCAGGATAGCACATGCTATAGCCAATAAACTACTTAGATTTTTCATAAAACTAATTATTACCAATTATCAGTTCTAAAAGAAGACGCCGGAAGACCAGACATATTAAAAAGGCAACCTTCCACATAATCTTTAAAAGCATAACGTACCGCAACTGGATGCTTGACTTCCGGATTCGAAACTACAACAGTCTGCGCACCTTCACCCAAACGCGCATCAGCTGGATGAAATATCCTGTCCTCACCTGCTATTTCAAACCCTGTAAACGGCCTACGGAAAGTTGTTAATCCTTTACCTATTTCATCGAATGATAGAATAATTTTATTCCCTTCCACCTTCATAGATCTATATAACGGCCCGGTTACAGGAAATCCTTTTTTACCATAAGTGCGTCCCAAAGCCAAATAAGCAAATCTATTTCCAACAGTTTCTTTTTCCATAGGATGTATGGTGTGAGCGTCACCTACATCAGTCAATACAATCATTCCCGAAGAAGGTATATATCTTAGACATTTCATTTGTGCTTCACGCAGAAATGCAGAATTCTTCCCTTTTTCCTCACCTTTATTATAATTGAAAGGAGCAATCTGGGCATAATAAAAAGGGAACTCTCCTATTTTCCACTGCCTACGCCAATCATTCACCAATGCAGGAAATAATTGAGTATATAAATCAGGGGCATCTATATTTGCCTCTCCCTGATACCACAAACACCCCCGGATACCATATCCTATCACCGGGCTCAACATTCCATTATAAAGAATAGAGCCGTTACGTACCTCTTGCAAATCTTTATAAGGTTCAATACTTTCTTTACTCATCCAAGCTTCTACTCGCGAG from the Bacteroides eggerthii genome contains:
- a CDS encoding sialate O-acetylesterase, whose amino-acid sequence is MMKRLCSIITLLVSFLLLTGKIQARITMPSLFSDGMVLQQQNLVAIWGSSDRKKQRITVKPSWSNKEYTTVSDDLGRWKMKLETPVYGGPYNIEVSDGETVRLSNILIGEVWLCSGQSNMDMRMGGRYDEPVIGSLDAIVTSRNSQIRMFTVDGKMDSIPLADCEGRWQEASSETVPDFTAVGYFFACKLNSVLGVPVGIIHASYGGSRVEAWMSKESIEPYKDLQEVRNGSILYNGMLSPVIGYGIRGCLWYQGEANIDAPDLYTQLFPALVNDWRRQWKIGEFPFYYAQIAPFNYNKGEEKGKNSAFLREAQMKCLRYIPSSGMIVLTDVGDAHTIHPMEKETVGNRFAYLALGRTYGKKGFPVTGPLYRSMKVEGNKIILSFDEIGKGLTTFRRPFTGFEIAGEDRIFHPADARLGEGAQTVVVSNPEVKHPVAVRYAFKDYVEGCLFNMSGLPASSFRTDNW